A portion of the Thermodesulfobacteriota bacterium genome contains these proteins:
- a CDS encoding response regulator encodes MALNILIVDDSAVMRKMIIKTMGMCGIPIGEIKQAGNGREGLEELTKSWIDIVILDINMPVMNGEEMMDAMQQRAETSDIPVVVISTEGSSTRIDRLKEKGARFIQKPFTPEIIRDTISEVTGVGEGDE; translated from the coding sequence ATGGCTCTAAATATACTGATTGTCGATGACAGCGCTGTGATGAGAAAGATGATTATTAAAACCATGGGTATGTGCGGCATTCCGATCGGAGAGATAAAGCAGGCTGGCAACGGCAGGGAAGGACTGGAAGAGTTGACAAAAAGCTGGATTGATATCGTTATCCTGGACATCAATATGCCGGTAATGAACGGCGAGGAAATGATGGATGCCATGCAGCAACGTGCTGAAACAAGCGACATTCCGGTTGTGGTCATCTCCACAGAAGGAAGCAGCACCCGTATTGATCGTCTAAAGGAAAAAGGCGCGAGGTTTATTCAAAAACCTTTTACACCGGAAATAATCAGGGATACCATATCCGAAGTCACAGGAGTAGGAGAAGGTGATGAATGA
- a CDS encoding chemotaxis protein CheX, with protein sequence MNEKIDDIILKTAAETLEKLAFMFASLYDPEEAIEKDPDTGVCVSFTGPFSGTLGMKVSGEVLGEIAVNMLGADDEDDITLDDKNDALKETINVICGNILPAIGGKQAVFNIGVPKIIPAGENITGKDGEDPVSDVKLSLDEGRCDLVLFVKGNIPEAGESFSG encoded by the coding sequence ATGAATGAGAAAATAGACGATATAATTTTAAAAACAGCTGCAGAGACTTTAGAAAAACTGGCGTTTATGTTTGCATCTTTGTATGACCCTGAGGAAGCAATTGAAAAAGATCCTGACACAGGGGTGTGCGTTTCATTTACCGGTCCTTTTTCAGGGACACTCGGGATGAAAGTATCAGGGGAGGTTCTGGGCGAAATTGCGGTAAACATGCTCGGCGCTGATGACGAAGATGACATTACACTGGATGATAAAAATGATGCCCTGAAAGAAACCATCAATGTGATTTGTGGAAATATTTTGCCGGCAATTGGCGGGAAGCAGGCGGTTTTCAACATCGGTGTGCCGAAGATTATTCCTGCAGGTGAAAATATAACGGGCAAAGACGGGGAAGACCCTGTGTCAGATGTAAAGCTTTCCCTCGATGAGGGAAGATGCGATCTCGTATTATTCGTAAAGGGTAATATCCCTGAAGCGGGTGAATCGTTCAGCGGATGA
- a CDS encoding protein-glutamate O-methyltransferase produces MALVSFELNDRQFKKISRIVYQYSGIALKRGKEALVRARLAKRLRILGMTDVEEYMTHIESTEGANELRAMLDIMTTNKTSFFREVEHFKYMEREILPRLKNNRMRFWSAACSSGEEPYSIAISLMEKLRGVESKDVLILATDISSGMLKKVKDAVYSEENIRDLPKAFLHKYFTKVSKNPSTFYKVKDNVRSIVRVAWLNLMENWPMKGTFNVIFCRNVMIYFDRPTQEKLINRFYDYLEPGGHLFVGHSEGLSGVQHNFNYIKPATYRK; encoded by the coding sequence ATGGCATTGGTTTCGTTTGAGCTAAATGACAGGCAGTTTAAAAAAATAAGCCGGATTGTTTACCAATACAGCGGCATTGCATTGAAAAGGGGTAAGGAAGCTCTGGTCAGGGCACGTCTTGCCAAACGACTACGTATTTTAGGAATGACAGATGTTGAAGAGTATATGACGCACATCGAAAGTACTGAGGGGGCCAACGAACTGAGGGCGATGCTTGATATAATGACAACCAACAAGACCAGTTTTTTCCGTGAGGTAGAGCATTTCAAATATATGGAAAGGGAGATATTGCCAAGGCTGAAAAACAACAGGATGAGGTTTTGGAGTGCTGCCTGTTCTTCAGGAGAAGAGCCTTATTCGATCGCAATTTCGCTTATGGAAAAACTGCGGGGAGTTGAGTCAAAGGATGTCCTTATTCTGGCGACCGATATATCGTCTGGAATGCTTAAAAAGGTCAAAGACGCTGTTTACAGCGAGGAAAACATCCGTGACCTTCCCAAAGCGTTTTTGCATAAATATTTTACCAAAGTTTCCAAGAATCCGAGCACGTTTTATAAGGTAAAAGATAATGTCCGTTCAATTGTTCGGGTGGCCTGGTTAAATCTCATGGAAAATTGGCCCATGAAAGGAACTTTTAATGTGATTTTCTGTCGCAATGTGATGATTTATTTTGACCGGCCCACCCAGGAAAAATTGATAAATCGATTCTATGATTACCTGGAGCCGGGTGGGCATCTTTTTGTCGGTCATTCGGAAGGATTGTCCGGTGTTCAGCATAATTTTAATTATATAAAACCGGCAACCTATCGGAAATAG
- a CDS encoding chemotaxis protein CheD — MIRNFKNKETENYYLEPGYIFLAEKPTSISTVLGSCVSVCLYDRKKKIGGMNHFQIPFVTDSTQATARFGNVATITLIRMMIHGGSKIKNLEAQVLGGAYNSKVSAKDIGFENIMAAKKILARERIRVTSEDIRGGKGRKIVFNTSTNDVAVFKVDKLRESDWYPYKSNR; from the coding sequence GTGATCCGTAATTTTAAGAACAAGGAAACTGAAAATTACTACCTTGAACCGGGATATATATTCCTGGCTGAAAAACCCACCTCTATATCCACAGTGCTTGGATCATGCGTTTCCGTGTGCCTCTATGACCGCAAAAAAAAAATCGGCGGGATGAATCATTTTCAAATTCCTTTTGTAACTGATTCAACCCAGGCAACTGCAAGATTCGGGAATGTGGCTACCATTACCCTAATCCGCATGATGATCCATGGCGGTTCCAAAATAAAAAATCTGGAAGCCCAGGTATTGGGCGGGGCATACAACAGTAAGGTGTCAGCCAAAGACATCGGTTTTGAGAATATCATGGCGGCAAAAAAAATTCTTGCCCGGGAGCGGATACGTGTCACCTCAGAAGATATTCGGGGAGGCAAAGGAAGAAAGATCGTTTTTAATACATCAACAAACGATGTTGCCGTATTTAAAGTCGATAAACTCAGAGAGTCGGACTGGTATCCCTATAAGAGCAATAGATAG
- the flgK gene encoding flagellar hook-associated protein FlgK — protein MSNIIGLLDLGRGALLAHQQAISITGHNIANVNTPGYSRQRVNLSTNPGLTSSPGQIGAGVKASDIQRIYDQFLGSQINAESYNLGKWEAQTSSLERVEIVFDETTGFGLNQAMGDFFNAWQDLTNNPEGHTERQMLVAKSEIMAETFNKISSDLNQLQNDMDSSIEGAVSEINTMAGQISDLNAKISDIEKSGQNANDLRDKRDLYLKELSSMIDISTFEGNDGQVTVLVGNGKPLVQPPYSLSLSTVTNASGHQNVVWVDRDGNNVDITNDISGGKLKGWLEVRDVAIEDYKTRLDNVASSIIAEVNNLHGLGFDLNGIAGGAFFTGTSASDIAIDTNIVNNVNLIAASGTGAPGDNSNAIAIANLQNSLLMSGGTATYDDFYNSLVSDVGIAVQFAQTNYDHQTAMVANLDNYRESISGVSLDEEMVNLVKFQHAYDAAAKLITAVDEMMNTVMNMV, from the coding sequence ATGTCAAACATCATCGGATTGCTTGATCTGGGAAGGGGAGCGCTTCTTGCCCACCAACAGGCGATAAGTATCACAGGGCATAATATCGCCAATGTGAATACGCCAGGCTATTCCCGCCAACGGGTGAATTTGTCAACAAACCCGGGATTAACCAGTAGCCCCGGTCAGATAGGGGCAGGTGTCAAGGCTTCGGATATTCAAAGGATTTACGATCAATTTTTAGGCTCACAAATCAATGCCGAAAGCTATAACCTGGGAAAATGGGAAGCGCAAACAAGCTCGCTTGAAAGAGTGGAAATCGTCTTTGATGAAACCACCGGATTCGGATTGAATCAGGCAATGGGAGATTTCTTCAATGCCTGGCAGGACCTGACCAATAACCCGGAAGGTCATACAGAAAGGCAAATGCTTGTGGCAAAAAGCGAGATCATGGCCGAGACATTTAATAAAATATCGTCCGATTTAAACCAGCTGCAAAACGACATGGACAGCAGCATTGAGGGAGCGGTTAGCGAAATCAACACCATGGCCGGACAAATTTCCGATCTTAACGCCAAGATAAGCGATATTGAAAAAAGCGGACAAAATGCAAACGATCTGAGAGATAAGCGGGATTTATATCTCAAAGAACTTTCTTCAATGATAGATATCAGTACTTTTGAAGGAAACGATGGACAGGTTACTGTTTTAGTCGGTAACGGAAAACCCCTGGTTCAACCACCATACTCCTTAAGCTTATCAACTGTCACCAATGCTTCCGGTCACCAGAATGTTGTCTGGGTCGATCGTGACGGAAACAACGTGGACATCACCAATGATATTTCCGGCGGAAAGTTAAAAGGCTGGCTTGAAGTCAGGGATGTGGCCATTGAAGATTATAAAACCAGGCTGGATAATGTGGCTTCAAGTATAATTGCCGAAGTGAACAACCTTCATGGTTTGGGATTTGATCTGAACGGAATAGCCGGAGGGGCATTTTTTACCGGTACATCGGCCTCGGATATTGCAATCGATACAAATATCGTCAACAACGTCAACCTGATCGCAGCATCAGGAACAGGAGCACCGGGAGACAACAGCAATGCCATAGCCATTGCCAACCTGCAAAACAGTCTCCTCATGAGTGGAGGGACAGCCACCTATGATGATTTTTATAATTCCTTGGTCAGTGACGTGGGAATCGCTGTGCAGTTCGCCCAGACCAATTACGATCATCAAACAGCCATGGTTGCAAATCTGGATAATTATCGAGAATCAATTTCCGGTGTCAGCCTTGACGAAGAAATGGTAAACCTTGTCAAATTTCAGCACGCTTACGATGCCGCAGCCAAGCTAATCACTGCCGTGGATGAAATGATGAATACCGTTATGAATATGGTATAA
- a CDS encoding flagellar protein FlgN, translated as MEILLKELLKLLEDEIDISRSLLPVFKQEKEAFLTSDLNELNKALAEKEGLLFNMRSVEKKRTHVMNKISESLKVLPHELTLTKLAQSVKEPYSIRLKNCGLQLLKLTQNISHANTGNKSMFAHSLNFVKGALTLLQNIIAPGQVYHRTGRVQPGHQGGNVLSGEV; from the coding sequence ATGGAAATATTATTAAAAGAACTGCTTAAACTTCTTGAAGACGAAATAGACATTTCTCGATCCCTGCTTCCTGTTTTTAAGCAAGAAAAAGAAGCGTTTTTAACTTCAGATCTAAACGAATTAAATAAGGCTTTGGCAGAAAAAGAAGGTCTTCTTTTTAATATGCGTTCCGTTGAAAAAAAAAGAACGCATGTAATGAATAAGATTTCAGAATCCTTAAAAGTTCTTCCACATGAGCTTACCTTGACAAAATTGGCTCAATCGGTCAAAGAGCCATACTCCATCCGTCTTAAAAATTGCGGCTTACAACTGTTAAAATTAACCCAAAACATAAGTCACGCCAATACCGGCAATAAGAGTATGTTTGCCCATTCCCTTAATTTCGTAAAAGGCGCATTAACTTTATTGCAAAACATTATTGCTCCGGGCCAGGTTTATCATCGAACCGGCAGGGTACAACCCGGCCATCAGGGCGGCAATGTTCTGTCGGGTGAAGTATAA
- a CDS encoding HDOD domain-containing protein: MDSNIIAKVEAFPSLPGATTKLISLLDDSNAAVVEIEEILRMDPGLTANVLKLSNSAYFGFPSKIGSVHKAIVLLGVKRLMQIVMTSCVNSLMSKFVPGYDLPPGEMWRHSIAVSVAAEGLIAELNTSEADEIFTAALLHDVGKLVMGELMKDDINKIDKIVSQDVSFEEAEHIVFGIDHAQIGAKILENWGLPAEIVSAVRWHHDPDAADESSTLIDIVHVANVLCLMIGIGVGREGLQYRPSPVVTQRLGIKPANLEKVASYTLDWVSDLTDVYEINQEVDA; this comes from the coding sequence ATGGATTCAAATATTATTGCAAAGGTAGAGGCGTTCCCCAGCCTGCCCGGTGCAACCACAAAACTGATTTCCCTGCTTGATGATTCCAATGCTGCCGTGGTCGAGATAGAAGAAATCTTACGTATGGATCCAGGTCTTACCGCCAATGTCTTAAAGCTGTCAAACTCTGCTTACTTCGGGTTTCCATCTAAAATAGGGTCTGTACACAAGGCAATTGTCCTGCTGGGTGTAAAAAGATTAATGCAAATTGTGATGACATCCTGTGTAAACTCCCTGATGAGTAAATTTGTTCCGGGTTACGACTTGCCGCCGGGTGAAATGTGGCGTCATTCAATTGCAGTATCTGTTGCCGCAGAAGGCCTGATTGCTGAGCTGAATACTTCTGAAGCTGATGAAATATTTACTGCCGCACTTCTTCATGACGTGGGCAAGCTTGTTATGGGGGAGCTCATGAAGGACGATATTAATAAAATTGACAAAATAGTATCCCAGGATGTTTCATTTGAAGAAGCAGAGCATATCGTCTTTGGAATCGACCATGCCCAAATAGGTGCAAAAATACTTGAAAACTGGGGATTGCCCGCAGAAATTGTAAGTGCTGTAAGATGGCACCACGATCCTGATGCTGCCGATGAATCAAGCACGTTAATCGATATCGTTCATGTGGCAAATGTTTTATGTTTAATGATCGGTATCGGTGTGGGCAGAGAGGGCCTCCAGTACAGACCGTCACCGGTGGTGACCCAAAGGCTGGGGATAAAGCCGGCGAACCTTGAAAAGGTTGCCAGTTATACACTGGATTGGGTCAGTGATTTGACGGATGTTTATGAAATAAACCAGGAAGTTGATGCTTGA
- a CDS encoding chemotaxis response regulator protein-glutamate methylesterase, with protein MIKVLIVDDSAIVRKVMSEELSKYSDIEIIGTAVDPYVARDKIVKLKPDVITLDLEMPRMDGLTFLGKLMKYYPKPVVVLSSLTPKNSQTALKALDLGAVDVLCKPGEAYSTKNVSQNLARSIRMAASAKIDVNQIKTKIPVNNESLKGLLTKTTHKVIAIGASTGGTKAIEAVLCNMPATTPGTVIVQHMPENFTKSFSERLNELCQMEVREAKDSDHVVPGVALLAPGNYHMVLNRNGGVYIVKLKKGPRVHYQRPSVEVLFQSVARNAGKNSVGVMLTGMGGDGAKGMLAMKQSGGCTIAQDEASCVVFGMPKEAIKLGAAHEVVPLKNIPQAIVNALKKK; from the coding sequence ATGATTAAAGTTCTTATAGTAGATGACTCGGCAATCGTGCGTAAAGTAATGAGCGAAGAGTTATCAAAGTATAGCGATATTGAAATAATCGGAACGGCGGTTGATCCGTATGTGGCACGAGACAAGATTGTTAAGCTTAAGCCGGACGTCATCACCCTGGACCTGGAAATGCCGCGAATGGATGGACTGACGTTTTTGGGAAAACTGATGAAGTACTATCCCAAGCCGGTGGTAGTTTTAAGCTCGCTTACACCAAAAAACAGCCAAACAGCTTTAAAGGCTCTGGATCTTGGAGCGGTTGATGTCCTGTGCAAGCCTGGGGAAGCATATTCAACTAAAAATGTTTCACAAAACCTGGCTCGGTCCATCCGAATGGCTGCATCTGCAAAAATTGATGTCAATCAGATTAAAACCAAAATTCCGGTGAATAATGAGAGTTTAAAGGGCCTGCTCACTAAGACAACACATAAAGTGATTGCCATTGGAGCTTCAACCGGAGGAACCAAGGCCATTGAAGCTGTTTTATGCAATATGCCCGCAACAACTCCGGGCACCGTGATTGTGCAGCATATGCCGGAAAATTTTACAAAATCCTTTTCCGAAAGGCTTAATGAACTGTGCCAGATGGAAGTGCGCGAAGCAAAGGATAGCGATCACGTGGTTCCCGGGGTTGCTTTACTTGCACCGGGTAACTATCACATGGTGCTTAACAGGAACGGAGGGGTGTACATTGTAAAATTAAAAAAAGGGCCTCGGGTCCATTACCAGCGACCCAGCGTGGAAGTTCTATTCCAGTCAGTCGCGAGGAACGCTGGGAAAAATTCTGTGGGTGTGATGCTTACCGGAATGGGGGGGGACGGAGCAAAAGGAATGCTGGCCATGAAACAAAGCGGTGGGTGTACAATAGCACAGGATGAAGCATCCTGTGTGGTATTTGGTATGCCTAAAGAGGCCATCAAACTTGGGGCTGCCCACGAAGTCGTTCCCCTTAAGAATATTCCGCAGGCCATCGTTAATGCGTTAAAGAAAAAATAA
- a CDS encoding chemotaxis protein CheA, which produces MTKKDQKLIKILNQIGEDIDSFSIGDTDEWKHIHGELEKVKKDLPKNKSKVTEILNLCLSGLERICQKTTDDFLSLVSAISEALIGSEKYIKDKKAGKPLLSESGKALKKILDEQSKNDRGSSPQTENKEKSEKLSLDEAAVALIQLEAGDDRGLNDLRECLEKMAADESYPESSRQYITDAAEKITMILKEGSTDADAAMEEVGDLLEEAMNVAGDYGREGNEKSVPAGSAVSAKKQGNDQGDAPQIKDEKHRAERTETEKPDSETEHKEHIERVGKTAGQKDDPQPAKEPEQDYMPEDADVELIAEFIAEGNDLFESAEEALLTLETDPDDLESVDKIFRAFHTVKGTSAFLELTLLAEMGHHAESLLSRVRDGEIRYSGGYADLSLRALDMLKGILRSVKDAIGGKPLLKPAGYDELMKVLKDPEAAGVSADEDVIDEPRVGDILVAQGKIEREELEKIADTCKDEKIGTQLIKSKAATAADVGQALRTQKKMKSGGRVVESSVRVGTRRLDRLIDMVGELVIAHSMVAQDELIVDGSNIELQKKVSLTSKIVRELQDISMSMRMVPLKSTFNKMARLVRDISRKIGKKVNFVTEGEDTEIDRNLVDVINDPLVHMVRNAVDHGIEPPEARKKNGKDETGVVKLTAYHSAGSVVVEISDDGKGLDRKALIAKAKEKGFISDSPDFNDNTLTDKEVFNMIFEPGFSTAEAVTDVSGRGVGMDVVRKNIESLRGQAEIKSELGKGSVFRMSLPLTLAIIDGMVVRVGNETYVIPTGSIIRSIKPDSKNITNVFEKGEMLSLQGELIPLINMSALYDIASTPKDEDMSLVVIVEDEEKQAGLLIDELIGRQQVVIKTLGGTMKSTPGISGGAIMPSGRVGLIIDVAGLLKFSNEVQEKEEGDGPGAAGTQVLAA; this is translated from the coding sequence ATGACCAAAAAAGATCAAAAGCTTATTAAAATTTTAAACCAAATTGGAGAGGATATAGATTCGTTCAGCATTGGTGACACCGATGAGTGGAAACACATTCATGGTGAACTGGAAAAGGTTAAAAAAGACCTGCCCAAAAACAAATCCAAGGTAACTGAAATTTTAAACCTTTGTCTTAGCGGGTTAGAGCGAATATGTCAAAAAACCACCGATGATTTCCTTTCTTTGGTATCCGCCATATCAGAAGCATTGATTGGTTCAGAAAAGTATATAAAGGATAAAAAAGCAGGAAAACCCCTGTTAAGTGAATCGGGGAAAGCACTGAAAAAAATTTTAGACGAGCAGTCTAAAAATGACAGGGGGTCTTCTCCCCAAACAGAAAACAAAGAAAAAAGTGAAAAATTATCTCTTGATGAAGCGGCGGTTGCGCTAATCCAGCTTGAAGCAGGAGATGACAGAGGACTAAATGATTTAAGGGAGTGTTTGGAAAAAATGGCCGCTGATGAATCGTATCCTGAATCTTCCCGCCAATACATTACCGATGCTGCCGAGAAAATAACCATGATCCTGAAAGAAGGGTCAACTGATGCTGATGCAGCGATGGAAGAAGTGGGCGACCTCTTGGAAGAAGCAATGAATGTAGCCGGAGATTACGGCAGGGAAGGAAATGAGAAATCGGTTCCGGCAGGAAGTGCTGTTTCGGCCAAAAAACAGGGGAATGATCAGGGCGATGCGCCCCAAATCAAAGATGAGAAACATAGGGCTGAAAGGACGGAGACGGAAAAGCCGGACAGCGAAACTGAACATAAGGAACACATTGAACGAGTTGGAAAAACTGCTGGGCAGAAGGATGATCCGCAACCTGCAAAAGAACCTGAGCAAGATTACATGCCTGAAGATGCTGACGTTGAATTGATCGCCGAATTTATTGCTGAAGGAAATGATTTATTTGAAAGCGCTGAAGAGGCACTGCTAACACTTGAAACAGATCCGGACGATTTGGAATCTGTCGATAAAATTTTTCGGGCTTTTCACACCGTAAAGGGAACTTCAGCATTTTTAGAACTCACCCTGCTTGCCGAAATGGGTCACCATGCTGAGTCACTTTTAAGCCGTGTGCGTGACGGAGAAATACGTTACAGCGGAGGATATGCCGATTTATCACTTCGCGCACTGGATATGTTAAAGGGAATACTACGGTCTGTTAAGGATGCCATTGGCGGAAAGCCCCTTTTAAAACCGGCTGGTTATGACGAATTAATGAAGGTTCTCAAAGACCCTGAAGCAGCCGGTGTTTCCGCTGATGAAGATGTGATCGATGAACCCAGGGTGGGAGATATTCTGGTTGCCCAGGGAAAAATTGAGAGAGAAGAGCTGGAAAAAATTGCCGACACCTGTAAAGATGAAAAGATTGGTACCCAGCTAATAAAATCAAAGGCAGCCACTGCTGCTGATGTGGGCCAGGCACTTAGAACTCAGAAAAAAATGAAAAGCGGAGGCCGGGTGGTTGAATCATCGGTACGGGTTGGCACCAGAAGGTTGGACCGTCTGATCGATATGGTGGGAGAGCTTGTAATTGCGCATTCCATGGTAGCTCAGGACGAGCTGATTGTGGACGGCAGTAATATTGAACTCCAAAAAAAAGTCTCTCTAACTAGCAAGATTGTTCGAGAGCTTCAGGATATAAGCATGTCTATGAGGATGGTTCCCCTTAAATCGACTTTTAATAAAATGGCCCGGCTTGTGCGTGATATATCACGAAAGATCGGTAAAAAGGTGAACTTTGTGACCGAAGGTGAAGATACGGAAATCGATCGGAACCTGGTGGATGTCATCAATGATCCGCTGGTACATATGGTAAGAAATGCAGTGGATCATGGAATTGAACCGCCGGAAGCACGGAAAAAGAATGGTAAAGATGAAACCGGTGTGGTTAAACTGACCGCTTATCATTCAGCCGGAAGTGTGGTGGTGGAAATATCAGACGACGGTAAGGGTCTTGATCGGAAGGCCCTCATTGCCAAAGCAAAAGAAAAAGGTTTTATCAGCGACTCCCCCGATTTTAATGATAATACCTTAACCGACAAAGAAGTGTTTAATATGATTTTTGAGCCAGGATTTTCCACTGCTGAGGCCGTAACCGATGTATCAGGACGCGGTGTGGGTATGGATGTGGTCAGAAAAAATATAGAATCCTTGCGGGGGCAGGCTGAAATAAAATCTGAACTGGGAAAGGGAAGCGTTTTCAGAATGAGCCTTCCTCTGACTCTTGCAATTATCGACGGGATGGTTGTTCGGGTGGGAAATGAAACCTATGTCATCCCAACAGGTTCTATCATAAGGTCTATTAAACCAGACTCCAAAAATATCACCAATGTATTTGAAAAAGGCGAAATGTTATCACTTCAAGGGGAGCTTATCCCTTTGATAAACATGTCCGCTTTATACGACATTGCAAGTACACCCAAAGACGAAGACATGTCGCTGGTTGTTATTGTTGAAGATGAAGAAAAACAGGCAGGACTTTTAATAGATGAGCTTATCGGCCGGCAGCAGGTAGTTATAAAAACACTGGGTGGCACCATGAAAAGTACACCTGGGATTTCGGGCGGTGCGATTATGCCCAGCGGAAGGGTTGGACTGATTATTGATGTGGCAGGACTTTTAAAGTTTTCTAATGAGGTGCAGGAAAAAGAGGAAGGGGATGGACCAGGGGCGGCAGGAACGCAGGTGCTTGCGGCATGA
- the flgM gene encoding flagellar biosynthesis anti-sigma factor FlgM, translating to MKITDNNSSLNIRNYVNNIQDGKKLDGSAKPDASRQVKGDKVVLSPKAKEVQEATKLIKELPDIREEKVAKLKEQVDQGTYKIDGEKIAFKMLKESILDELL from the coding sequence ATGAAAATAACCGATAACAATTCTTCTTTAAATATCCGGAATTATGTTAATAATATTCAGGATGGCAAAAAGTTAGACGGTTCAGCCAAACCGGACGCGTCTCGGCAGGTGAAGGGGGATAAAGTTGTACTATCACCCAAGGCAAAAGAGGTACAGGAAGCGACAAAGCTCATCAAAGAGCTTCCCGATATCAGGGAAGAAAAAGTGGCGAAGCTGAAAGAGCAGGTCGATCAGGGAACATACAAAATTGATGGGGAAAAAATTGCCTTCAAGATGTTAAAAGAATCTATCCTTGATGAACTGTTATAA
- a CDS encoding chemotaxis protein CheD — protein sequence MRHIIVVGDMKTGNREDFLITHALGSCLGLMVYDPQEKIGGLLHAMLPLSKINRDKAQANPYMFVDTGVPALFQALYEMGAEKSRLVVKATGCGNPMGRNEMFKIGHRNYTVLKKLLWKNNILLNAEDVGGTKSRTVNFDISTGKTIISSNGQKEEL from the coding sequence ATGAGACATATAATTGTAGTCGGCGACATGAAGACCGGAAACAGAGAAGACTTTTTGATCACCCACGCCTTGGGCAGCTGTCTGGGATTGATGGTTTATGACCCGCAGGAAAAAATCGGCGGTCTTTTACATGCCATGCTTCCATTGTCAAAAATTAACAGGGATAAAGCCCAGGCCAATCCTTACATGTTCGTTGATACGGGAGTTCCAGCCCTGTTTCAAGCACTGTACGAAATGGGTGCAGAAAAATCGAGATTGGTGGTTAAGGCAACCGGTTGTGGGAACCCCATGGGTAGGAATGAAATGTTTAAAATAGGCCATCGGAACTACACTGTGCTGAAAAAACTTTTATGGAAAAATAATATCCTCCTTAATGCAGAAGATGTCGGCGGAACAAAAAGCCGTACGGTTAATTTTGATATTTCAACCGGTAAAACAATAATTAGCAGTAACGGACAAAAAGAGGAACTCTAA
- the flgL gene encoding flagellar hook-associated protein FlgL, with translation MRVTNKMMTDTVSANLFKQANRLLAAQEVVATEKIINRPSDDPIGMEKILDYRKAISSIEQYHRNLTQGKMWVEHSEVVLDEVNDMLRQAKEIAVVQSEGSSPRSDRAIAAEQVKTIYDQVMQLANTKLGDRYMFAGHETGAVPFTRDAAYNATYHGDAGEIRIIIGENTDLAVNADGMQVFNNGTDTFDVLRQLKDALENPVYNQADISNQIQSLVDASSQVESARSDGAANYTRLELTESKLEVFKLNVKNMLSNTEDADMAQAIITLKNEETAYETALAAAAEVIQPSLINFLK, from the coding sequence ATGCGAGTAACGAATAAAATGATGACGGATACTGTGTCTGCCAATCTCTTTAAGCAGGCCAATCGGCTATTAGCTGCGCAGGAAGTGGTGGCCACCGAAAAAATCATTAACAGACCATCCGATGATCCCATAGGAATGGAAAAGATTCTGGATTATCGCAAAGCCATTTCTTCCATAGAGCAGTATCACAGGAATTTGACTCAGGGAAAAATGTGGGTTGAGCACAGTGAAGTTGTTTTGGATGAGGTAAATGACATGCTCAGACAAGCAAAGGAGATCGCTGTTGTTCAGTCTGAAGGAAGTTCACCAAGGAGTGACAGAGCCATCGCTGCTGAACAGGTAAAAACAATATATGACCAGGTCATGCAGCTGGCAAACACCAAACTCGGTGACCGGTATATGTTTGCCGGTCATGAAACAGGGGCGGTTCCCTTTACCCGTGATGCGGCATATAATGCAACCTACCATGGCGATGCGGGCGAGATTCGCATCATTATAGGAGAAAATACGGATTTGGCGGTAAATGCCGATGGGATGCAGGTTTTTAATAACGGAACAGATACTTTTGATGTGTTAAGGCAGCTTAAGGATGCTTTGGAGAATCCGGTTTATAACCAGGCAGATATTTCAAATCAGATCCAGTCACTTGTTGATGCAAGTTCTCAGGTGGAAAGCGCAAGGTCCGACGGTGCGGCCAATTACACGCGTCTGGAGCTCACCGAAAGCAAACTGGAAGTATTCAAACTAAATGTTAAGAATATGCTGTCAAACACCGAAGACGCAGACATGGCTCAGGCGATTATCACCTTAAAAAACGAAGAAACCGCATATGAAACAGCCCTTGCGGCCGCAGCCGAGGTGATTCAGCCGAGCCTTATTAATTTTCTTAAATAG